One genomic window of Solanum dulcamara chromosome 12, daSolDulc1.2, whole genome shotgun sequence includes the following:
- the LOC129877440 gene encoding indole-3-acetic acid-amido synthetase GH3.6-like: MEEANKKNLEFIEEVTTNVDEVQKRVLDEILTRNVMVEYLQRLNLNGHTDRETFKKVVPVITYEDIQSDINRIANGDKSPILCSQPVSEFLTSSGTSGGERKLIPTIEEEYWRRSQLYGLMMYVVSQFVPDFDKGKGMYFMFIKSEAKTPGGLLARSVSTSIYKSHQFKSSCRALPYTSPIEAILCLDSYQSMYTQMLCGLYQNREVVRVGSVFASAFIRAMRFLEDHWSLLCNDIRTGTINNKITDPSVREAVMKILKPDLELADFIEVECSKDSWRGIITRLWPNTKYVDAIVTGAMSQYIPLLDYYSNSLPLVSTVYASSECFFGINLNPLCKPSEVCYTLIPTMAYFEFLPIHRSNEVIDSLSTSTPLNEKDKQKLVDLVEVKIGQEYELVVTTYSGLYRYRVGDVLRVAGYKNNAPQFNFIRRENVILSIESDKTNEIELQNAVKNAANNLMPFDARVTDYTSYADTATIPGHYVLFWELSVNASAPIPPSVLEDCCLTIEESLNSVYRQGRTSEKSIGPLEIRIVETGTFDKLMDYCCTSSLGASINQYKTPRCVKLAPLIELLNSRVVSSYFSPMCPKWVPGSKQWSNTD; the protein is encoded by the exons ATGGAAGAGGCAAACAAGAAGAATCTTGAGTTTATTGAAGAGGTGACTACCAATGTTGATGAGGTCCAAAAGAGAGTTCTTGATGAAATCCTTACTCGAAATGTTATGGTTGAGTACTTGCAACGCCTTAATCTCAATGGTCACACTGATAGAGAGACATTCAAGAAAGTCGTGCCTGTTATCACCTACGAAGATATTCAGTCCGATATCAACCGTATAGCCAATGGCGACAAATCTCCAATCCTATGCTCCCAGCCTGTATCCGAATTCTTGACAAG TTCTGGGACGTCGGGAGGGGAGAGAAAATTGATTCCAACAATAGAGGAAGAATACTGGAGGAGATCACAGCTTTACGGACTTATGATGTATGTGGTGAGCCAATTTGTTCCAGATTTTGATAAGGGCAAAGGAATGTATTTCATGTTCATAAAGTCTGAAGCGAAGACCCCGGGAGGATTATTAGCTCGTTCCGTTTCAACTAGTATTTACAAGAGTCATCAATTCAAAAGCAGCTGTCGTGCGTTGCCCTACACGAGTCCAATTGAAGCCATTCTTTGCCTAGACTCTTACCAAAGCATGTACACCCAAATGCTTTGTGGTCTCTACCAAAACAGAGAAGTTGTCCGTGTTGGCTCTGTGTTTGCATCCGCCTTCATCCGTGCCATGCGATTCTTAGAGGATCACTGGTCTCTACTGTGTAACGATATCCGAACAGGAACCATTAACAACAAAATTACTGATCCTTCAGTGAGAGAGGCTGTGATGAAAATCCTCAAACCTGACTTGGAGTTGGCTGATTTCATCGAGGTTGAATGCAGCAAGGATTCATGGAGAGGGATCATCACTAGGCTGTGGCCTAATACCAAGTACGTGGATGCAATCGTGACTGGAGCCATGTCTCAATATATTCCGTTGCTCGATTATTACAGCAATAGTCTTCCTCTCGTCAGTACTGTGTATGCTTCCTCGGAATGTTTCTTTGGGATCAACTTGAACCCCCTTTGTAAGCCCAGTGAAGTATGTTACACACTCATTCCCACCATGGCCTATTTCGAGTTCTTACCAATTCACAGGAGCAATGAAGTCATCGATTCTCTCTCCACGTCCACTCCGCTTAATGAGAAAGACAAACAAAAATTGGTCGATTTGGTTGAAGTCAAGATTGGCCAGGAGTACGAGCTCGTTGTTACCACGTATTCTG GACTGTATAGATACAGGGTGGGTGATGTGCTTCGAGTTGCTGGATACAAGAACAACGCGCCTCAATTCAACTTTATACGCCGTGAAAATGTGATCTTGAGCATCGAATCTGATAAGACTAATGAAATTGAGCTACAAAATGCAGTGAAAAATGCAGCAAACAATCTGATGCCATTCGATGCACGTGTAACCGACTACACTAGCTATGCTGATACTGCTACCATCCCAGGCCATTATGTCCTGTTTTGGGAGCTGAGCGTCAACGCCTCTGCCCCGATTCCTCCTTCAGTCCTTGAAGACTGTTGCCTCACCATTGAAGAATCTCTCAACAGCGTCTACCGGCAGGGTCGTACGTCTGAAAAATCCATCGGGCCTCTTGAAATCAGGATAGTGGAAACAGGTACTTTTGACAAGCTCATGGACTATTGTTGCACTAGCTCATTAGGTGCTTCCATAAACCAATACAAGACTCCCCGGTGCGTCAAACTTGCTCCACTCATCGAGCTATTGAACTCGAGGGTTGTGTCGAGCTACTTCAGTCCCATGTGTCCGAAATGGGTTCCTGGAAGTAAGCAATGGAGCAACACGGATTGA
- the LOC129876747 gene encoding protein TAP1-like encodes MAFKVVLVLFLAMLLLTDQNNAETVGDFQSCMLDCLKSCDYSMSCSSTCPLLCALGESIDTTDKEQTQNHVCNVGCALGHCYKFLIKYDKDKFGNCMNGCSENYCIGNIALKKA; translated from the exons ATGGCATTTAAAGTTGTATTGGTTTTGTTTCTTGCAATGCTTTTGCTTACTGATCAGAATAATGCTGAGACCGTTGGAGACTTTCAATCATGTATGCTCGATTGTCTTAAATCGTGCGATTATTCGATGTCTTGTAGTTCTACTTGCCCTCTCTTATGCGCTCTAGGTGAATCAATTGATACTACTGATAAGGAACAAACTCAAAATCATGTTTGTAATGTTGGATGTGCTTTAGGTCACTGTTACAAATTTCTTATCAAATATG ATAAGGACAAGTTTGGAAATTGCATGAACGGCTGCAGTGAAAACTATTGCATTGGCAATATTGCTCTAAAGAAAGCTTAA